From Cucumis melo cultivar AY chromosome 3, USDA_Cmelo_AY_1.0, whole genome shotgun sequence:
TTTGCAATaggtttgatttggtttttgaaattttggcgGGATTTAGTGAGCCATGTAGTGGGTTTAACTTCTAGGGTTGTGGTTTTTGAGAAGTTGCGATTTCGAGTTGCATTTTGTGCTTTGTAGTTGGGGAAAGAAAAGGATCAGTTGGAAATATGGTTGCTGCAATTCTGATGAAATCCGTTCTGGGATTTCCTTGATCTGTTGTGGTTGAATTTTGGGAACTGGCTCGAATGATGCCGACCTTGAAAAATTAATCTGCATTGATTGATATGTGGGGGTGAAAAAtttgtgtttcttttttctttttcttcgttTGTTGGCAAGGTTTTGTGTCTGTAATTGAGTGATTTTGTAAAGGGTGTGTGAATCTGTCTGCTGAGAAATGCAACCTCAGCAGAGCTTGAGAATTGACTTGGGTGAATTGAAATCTCAGATAGTGAAGAAACTCGGAGCCGATCGGTCGAAACGGTACTTCTTTTACTTGAACAGGTTCCTGAGTCAAAAGCTGAGTAAGAATGAGTTTGATAAGTCATGTTGTCGTGTACTTGGGAGGGAGAATCTCTGGCTGCATAATCAATTGATACAGTCAATTTTGAAGAATGCTTGTCAAGCTAAGGCTGCACCACCAATACCTGTAGCAGGCTATCCGAAAACATCTACGCAATCTGCAAAAATTTCCCCTCTCGTAGAAGATGGGAATGAAGATGGTGGAGCTGTTTTTCCTACTTCCACGCAAAATATTCCCGGTTGGTCCAATGGAGTTTCACCAAGAAAGTGCAGGTCTGGGATACGCGACCGCAAACTCAAAGACAGGCCGAGTGTACTGGGGCCAAATGGGAAGGTTGAATGTATCTCACATCTATCCGCAAACATGGATAATGGTGATGCAACACTATGTGACTATAAGAGACCAGTGCAGCATCTGCAAGGAGTTGCTGAACTACCTGAAAACAATATTGAGGTTAGAGTTCCACAACCGTCAGGAAAGCAAGTCCTACATAATAAGATCCAAGTTGAAGCAACCAAGGTTGAAGACAGAGAAGAAGCAGGACAGTCAAATCACTCGAGTTTACTTCGGAGCCGATTACTTGCACCTCTTGGGATTCCTTTTTGCTCAGCTAGTACTGGCGGGCCCCACAAAACAAGGCCGGTGGATTGTGGGGGTGATTTTAGCTTTGGTGATGTTGGTCATTTGTTGGATACTGAGTCGTTGAGACGACGCATGGAACAAATTGCTGCTGTACAGGGCCTAGGCAGTGTTTCTGCAGATTGTGCTAATATTTTGAATAAGGTGTTGGATGTATATTTGAAGCAGTTAATTAGGTCTTGTGTTGACTTGGTCGGAGCGTGGCCTGCATATGAGCCTGAGAAACCTCTTGCTCATAAGCAGCAGATTCAGGGGAAGGTTATCAATGGCATGTTGCCAAATAATCAATTACACGGACGACATAGCAATGGAAATGAAGAAGTTGTGCATGAGCACAGGTTACAGTGTTCAATATCGTTGCTCGACTTCAAGGTAGCAATGGAGCTTAATCCAACACAACTAGGGGAAGACTGGCCTTTGTTACTGGAGAAAATTTGTATGCGTGCCTTCGGGGAATGAAACCACTCTGATATTTCTGTTTATCCCATTCCACAGTGTAGCTGACCACCTGTCACAGTTCAAAGGGGTTGAGAATTGATCTCAAAGACTTCTCAGCTCTGCTCATTTGTGAGTAAACAAAGATGGCCCTAATCTTGATAAAAGCCCTGGCTTGCAAGAATACAAGCAGATCAAACATCAATATCGATGTTCATTCTTGGGAATCATTTAACTGTGACTAAGCTCGGGCACTGTCAGCCAGAATGCCCATCAGCGATTGATCTACGTTTCATCTTTAGCCATGATTTAAGGGTCTCAAGCTTTTCGTGTAAATTTAGATCACTGAGGAATTATACAAAATTTTGCAGAGATACAGTTTGTAGCTTGGTGAGAGGTAACCACTGGTGCAAGAACTTAGTGTTGCTATTTGTGTATTTAAATCTGAGAAttgatttgaatttcatatGAATAACTCATCAACAGACCACAATCTGCAGATAGTATCCTCTGTATTTCATGCTtaccttttttttgttttttgttttttgttttttttttttttttttttttttttttttgggggggggggggggggggggttgttaGATAGAAAGATGCATATGCTACAAAATGATGTAGCATTTTCATTCTCTAAACATCTATGTTCAAAACGTTCCACATCTATAATGCAATAGTCAGCCACATTTGGATTCTGATTCTTTTGTTTGATCATCTGATTCAGCTAAAGTAACAGGATACTGACGGATGATATTtgtttttcctttgttttccTGTAGAACTTCTTAAGCATATATCCATATTTCTAGTTCACAGTGATCAACTGTTTTGACTCAAAGATTCAGGTTTAGATCCTTGAACTTccatgtttttaattttttttttcttatattcaACAAGTTATTTTTCTCCCAACGTCCACTAATGAATGGTTAAGCATATTGTGACGGTTTCCCTGAATGATTTCTCTTGAAGTATTATAGCATCAAAATgatttttcttgatttattaTGGCATCAAACGAAACCTTGACGAAGTGCATAACCAATCTTAACAGAGGTCCATTCCAGAGGATCCAAACACGCCAACgtggaatattttaaaaaacaaagaaaatgaaaCTAGTATAGAAATCCAGTAACAAAAAACAGATATAAATCTGGCTGCTTTCAGTCCAATTTAGAAAATTCAGTAAATGGAAATACTGAAAATTTAAAAGGACGGTTTGTACAAGTGGGGAGATATTTCATTCACCGATTAGACTGAGTTTGGACTTCAAAGCCAAAGGTTGGCCTGTGCTTATTAACTTGGTTTAAATAGAACAGATATGCTATGTACAATAAATCTTGGGGGGTGGGGGGGGAGGAGAAGATTGAtcctccttttttcttttttttggacATAATCAAACGAATTACGAAGGTAAAGCCGAAGCAGGTTCCTCCACAGATGCTTTGCAAATGGGGCACCAGTTCTTCAGCCGCAGCCACTGATGTATGCACCCTTCATGGTAGGTATGCTCACACTGCAGCGTCCCGACTTCATCTCCATTCAAGTACTCCTCCTGCAATGAAAGAAAAATTCGAAACACGTTACTTAACTGGTCATAGTGTGGATTTCAGTTTGAAAAATGTGAATGATCAAGAAACTTGGGCAGTTTAAATATGGTTTTAGTTCTTGAATCTTTGGCTTGCCCTGTTATTTAGGTTCATATTCCTTCATCTCCTCCTAATTTACGTGCCTTTCCTATTATAAAAGATATATTTGTTGTAAATTTTATATACATTAAACTCCATAGAAGTTTTATGGTAAAGGACCAAAACACAGAGCCGAAATCGGTATTTTATGTTGGTGGTTTTTTTTTacctatatttataaattaaaaaagcaTCAAATTTCACATTATAAAACTTAAGACAAAAAATAATTGGAAGGTGTTACGAAAATTTACGTTCAAACTTCGGATACTATAATAGAGAACAGTTGAACTTAGGAACATTAATTCCTGGTTGCCATATTGTCACCTCCATATATTACAGCTTACCATAATGTCAGATATCAATACGCATGCAAATCCTGACATTATGGTAACCTATAATATACCTGGAGAACAAATCAGTACCTTGTCACAGTTCAGGTATTTTTTATCCTCAGTTCCAAAATTCTCAAAGCTAAGCTTAAATATGGCTTAATTTCCCTTTTGGTTTCTAACTTTATACTATAACCAAATGTTAAGAACAAGCAGCTGGTGTAAACAGACCTGGCAGATACAACATTTGACGCCATCCTCATACTCGCTGCCACCAGCCGATGTATCCTCTGCATGTCTAGATTGATACGTGCTTCTGTTCAAGCATTGTGATAATGCTTCTTCAGTAACTGCTGTACTCACAGTTCCCATTCTCTCTTCTAGAGCGAGTAATTCCTATCAAGCATCACAAAAGAGTCGATAAATACAAATACAAGAACAACCAACACAAGAGGAACTATAGGCCAAAATGCAACTAAAAAAGGCAGGACAGAGGAGATAGATTTGGATACAACAGGATCTGAAAGCGAATAGCAAACCTCATATGACATGTTATCAATATCCAGCCTCATGTCTCTATGCTGATCATAGAAGTTTAAGCCACTGAGGAAAAGGTTGGTCTCTAAAAGAATTACTTGCTGCAAGGTAAATTAAATGTTAGCTCAAAATGTAGGGAATGAATAAAGTAACAAgacaaaaatatcaagaaatgCCTACCTCATATGTTAGCTCTTCTTCATGTTCAATCCTTTCAAGCGCCAGCAATACCTTAAAGCCAGATGCAACATTTTAAATTAGAGACATTGACTAGACTGAGAAAGCGAAGTACTCTTTTTCATAGATCTTTGCCAAAATAAATGCAATGTATGAAAATGTACCTCAGCAATACCATAGTGTCGAAAGCTATCTCGAGTTGTTAAAGAGCGAGCCAATCCAATGTCTGCGGGACTAGCAGGTCTATGACTAAGTATATTCTCATTCATACTATCTGACCTTCTGTAAGAAATTGGGTGGTCTGGAATCAACTCGGTAGATACTTCATGAGTAATATTATCTACAGAGCTGTCGGGTTGATGGTCTTGCGACACCTGAGAGATCATGGACCGGGACTCATGCAAAGATGTACTGTTTCTGTCAGGTCTGTTGCCATGTGATCTTGCTCTTGATGTCCCATTATTCAACGTCCTGGACCGACCTGATGTGATGCCATTTTCTCTGTTAGAAGTTCCTTTTTTGGCTCCTCTTGAATCGGCTATAGAAACGCCATAACCAGAGCTAGTAACCCTTCTTTCCAAGGATGAACCGttcattttctttccttttgtaGAGCTACTTTCTGCTTCAGGATTCCTTTTTTTTGCTGTATCCTTCCGTTTACTAGAATTTGGATCTGATGAAGAACAACCAGATGAGATGACATCAGATACTGAATTACATCTGAAACTTCTCAATGTTTGCCTACCTGCACCACCACGTGCTGTCGGGCGAGTACTTTTAGAATCTGTCAACACAGAAGAAGTTTCTGGAGTGTCTTTATTGCGTGTTCCAGATCTTTGATTGAAATCCCTTCGCCCTCTTGTGTTTGGTGCGACACTGGAGCTACCTGGTTCC
This genomic window contains:
- the LOC103488231 gene encoding uncharacterized protein LOC103488231, with protein sequence MDNGDATLCDYKRPVQHLQGVAELPENNIEVRVPQPSGKQVLHNKIQVEATKVEDREEAGQSNHSSLLRSRLLAPLGIPFCSASTGGPHKTRPVDCGGDFSFGDVGHLLDTESLRRRMEQIAAVQGLGSVSADCANILNKVLDVYLKQLIRSCVDLVGAWPAYEPEKPLAHKQQIQGKVINGMLPNNQLHGRHSNGNEEVVHEHRLQCSISLLDFKVAMELNPTQLGEDWPLLLEKICMRAFGE
- the LOC103488230 gene encoding probable E3 ubiquitin-protein ligase RHG1A isoform X2 — protein: MDDYPSKRVADGYTSRRGPSAILRDTANSRDQDGKYCSRIGCSGRLNSPKSTRVSYSEKHKSPLQSFRTSSSGKETAGSSSKTYYAVRGSKKSVAETQRKLSTQLETDSSETSSTQDDPEISQVIPSDERIRTGLRVGLKSSNSTDDTIMEPGSSSVAPNTRGRRDFNQRSGTRNKDTPETSSVLTDSKSTRPTARGGADPNSSKRKDTAKKRNPEAESSSTKGKKMNGSSLERRVTSSGYGVSIADSRGAKKGTSNRENGITSGRSRTLNNGTSRARSHGNRPDRNSTSLHESRSMISQVSQDHQPDSSVDNITHEVSTELIPDHPISYRRSDSMNENILSHRPASPADIGLARSLTTRDSFRHYGIAEVLLALERIEHEEELTYEQVILLETNLFLSGLNFYDQHRDMRLDIDNMSYEELLALEERMGTVSTAVTEEALSQCLNRSTYQSRHAEDTSAGGSEYEDGVKCCICQEEYLNGDEVGTLQCEHTYHEGCIHQWLRLKNWCPICKASVEEPASALPS
- the LOC103488230 gene encoding probable E3 ubiquitin-protein ligase RHG1A isoform X1, producing the protein MDDYPSKRVADGYTSRRGPSAILRDTANSRDQDGKYCSRIGCSGRLNSPKSTRVSYSEKHKSPLQSFRTSSSGKETAGSSSKTYYAVRGSKKSVAETQRKLSTQLETDSSETSSTQDDPEISQVIPSDERIRTGLRVGLKSSNSTDDTIMEPGSSSVAPNTRGRRDFNQRSGTRNKDTPETSSVLTDSKSTRPTARGGAGRQTLRSFRCNSVSDVISSGCSSSDPNSSKRKDTAKKRNPEAESSSTKGKKMNGSSLERRVTSSGYGVSIADSRGAKKGTSNRENGITSGRSRTLNNGTSRARSHGNRPDRNSTSLHESRSMISQVSQDHQPDSSVDNITHEVSTELIPDHPISYRRSDSMNENILSHRPASPADIGLARSLTTRDSFRHYGIAEVLLALERIEHEEELTYEQVILLETNLFLSGLNFYDQHRDMRLDIDNMSYEELLALEERMGTVSTAVTEEALSQCLNRSTYQSRHAEDTSAGGSEYEDGVKCCICQEEYLNGDEVGTLQCEHTYHEGCIHQWLRLKNWCPICKASVEEPASALPS